Genomic window (Arachis hypogaea cultivar Tifrunner chromosome 13, arahy.Tifrunner.gnm2.J5K5, whole genome shotgun sequence):
TTTCCGCTTTCAACTAGAAGCATAACACTTAATCAAGTATTCCGCAAAGATGATATGAAGAAGCATTTTTTTAAAGGACAGAGTTCATAAGAACAATGTTTTGCCCTTTTTGCTAAATCTTGATCTTGTCTACACATTTCATCAAACGCTGAAAACAGATTGCTACCATGCTCTCCaactcaattttttaatttcCCCCACCATGTCCTCCGACTTTTATCTGCTTCATGAAGCTTTGCTTTTGTCTCGCGTAACCTAACCTTGTATTGTTTCTTCCATCCCTCAAAACTCTGCTTAAGTTTACGAAATTCTTCAATGGAATTTGTGGTGGTGGAGTTCCCTGGTTTAACATCATTCAGAGCTTTAACTTCGTCGTCGAAGTTCTGCCTTCGCTGGTCAAATTCCTTCATCAGACTGCTCAAAGTACCACTTGTCCCTCTTTCTCTGATCCCGTTAGCCTCTCTGCCTCCATCAGAGACAGCGAAATTGCTAGAAAACTTTATTGGAGTGTTCACAGCTGTTCGAGATCCCAGGGTAGCATCTTCAGAACCATAGTACCGAGGAGACAGGACTTCATTTCTTGTAGGTTGAGTATTGCCACTATCAGAAGCAAGGCTCTTTCTAGCAGCAACGAGACTCATCTGCATTAGAAATTGCAATTAGAATCTTCCATGAAGTATGGAATTCCAAGTTAAATATGAGCCCTTCTGCATCTGATTTTCCTACTAAATAGTGCAATAAACAACAGGCATACCACgtaataattatttttcaacaatatttttttcttgttggCAATGATAAACCAAAGGCTATACCCGACTCAATATCTAAGAAATCCTGTAATAGCACTTATGCTAATTCTTATTTAAGAAGACTGACAAAATTAAACCAAGAACTTTCTACTCGGAGAATACAAAAGTTACCTGTTCCACTTATAAACAAGTGTCATTTTGGAACCTTCTTTACTTCCATGTTTCATGTGTTCTAGAATATAAACAAACGACTAATAATTTTATGCCAATTTTACCCTTTTCTCTTATTACTCCATCAGGGCATTAATTCTTAAACTAAAATCTTTCAATAGGAAATTACTCATTCAtacaattattttctttttactctGTTATCACCTCTTTGTTGACCTATCAtaatctttctttttcaatttagtgAAAGGGTAATTCAGTCTCTTTGATTATCCCCAAAAACTACAAATATTTAATGATTCCTTAATCACATCGTGGCTTTAAATGACATTCATAAAGGAACAGTATTTGCTAACCGAGCAGAGAACAGCAAGAAATTGTCTGTGACTAAAGGTAACTAAACAAGTTAAAAGATTCCAAGTGATAATGATATTTATGAGTAAGTCAAAAATTGAGGGCTTTTATAAGGTGGCTACTCACATAAGATGTTTCCATATGAAGATAATAGCTAAGATATTGCACGtgttatgttaaataatttagtcaaacacgtcaaatcatctaacagttcTCAGTTATCATCTTCACATGAAGACATCATGTAATAGTCACCTTTTTATAAACTGAAAACTTACTTGCAAGGATGCTCTCTGTTTTTGCCATGCTTCCTCCATTGATTTCATCTTTGCCTCATATTCAGCCCACTTTCTCTCAGATTGTTTTAGCTGTTCCCTTAATTTAGCATTTTCCTCTTCGGCCTTGTCAACTCGCCTTTGTAGTTGGGCTAATGGTGAAGGTAGGTTCTGAACCCGCTCTTTGGATATATCCTGCTAAACCAAAAGGGATAAATAAACAAAAGTCCTTTGTTGTCACTGGACGAGGGCTTTTACcaaatcatgaacaaaaacatTGCGATACTCCACACACCCATGGAAGAAAACTATTTCAAATGGTGAAAGGTGAAAAACGTGAGATTTCTTCATTTCATCTGGTTTACCTTCTTGATAGGTATTTATTTAGTATCATGTTCAAATGGGCAATTATACTACCCTAAGAAAGTTAGAGCTAGTTAAAACCAAGTCATCCTGATTTTCtcttttggatattgagaagggAAACAGTCTCTGCTCTATGGTCCTAAAACTTAAAACCAAACCATGTCTAAACATCAGCCTTCATCTCATCTAGTTTGATTCTTCACAGGTTATATGATATTATATTGACATACTCGGGTAATATGTTTGCTAACCCATCGTATTTAACATgctaattttaaatcattttcaaTTATCATATAAAACATCGGAATTTTAAACCCTAATACCATCCTTATTTACATACATAGGAATCAAAGATTCCCACATACTCGTTGAGCATGTCTACCAAACAATATTAAGCATCAAACAAACTTATATAAATGTACTTAGGTTTGAAATCTCATTTGCCACTTAAGTCAAATAGTAAGAGCATGAAACTGCTGTTTTAGATGTAGAAGTTGAAAAGCTGAAAAACAACCAATTAGATGGATACCGAAGAAAATAGGAAAACAAGTTTGCATTGTAAAATACCTTCACTTCCAGCATCTTAACAAGTGATTTCCGTCTATGTTTTGCATTTTCAGGATAACTCTTAAAACCATTTGGAGTACTTGCATCCTTACGAGCCAGCCACCCACGAATTACTGCATGAAAAAAAAGGGAGCAGATAATAAGTACAAAATATGCAACACCCATACATAGGCTTATCTGGACACAGAACAGAACCACACAAACCAGATTGCAGTTGTATGATTGCTTGGATCTCCtcaagatttttagaataaattgtTATAGAAGGCTTCATAACACCAAATTTCCTTCTTGTAATTTCTCCACGAACAACTGCAATAAAACCAAATTATAGGTTAGGACAAAAGTAAACAAAAGATGCCCACAATTACTCGTAATTGGGATTGTGAAGAGTACACCATCAGTTAATGTTTATAAGGTTCTTCAGGGAAACTCAGATGTCGAAAAGAATtcaaggaaaagtaaatagaaTTTCTTTTGAGAATAGATGTTACTTATATTTTCATGAAAATTATTTTCCTTAACAAATCtgcatttaaaataaataaataaataaaaaattaaaggaaaaaagaGTTATTTTTTATGTGTGTAATGCCACGAATAATAATACAGCCAAAATAAACTCATATCATTATTGACAGTACATGATTGAAATGTTGCCACTCCTTTCTTAAGTTCCTGGAAATAACTCCTTGCTTGATAACCACGGAAGTATTTTTGAACCACAACTATTCCTTGCAAAACCTGTTTTCTCTTGAGCTCCAGTGAACCAGTCTACAAAACCAACCGGGGTACAAGAATAACCAAGTCAAATAAATCTAaagtatgaatcaaaacaacccaaaaCAAGACATAGTAAATTAAGAGAAATTAATGGTTCAAAACAAATTCTAAGTCAAACAAAAATTATAACTTTCCATGGAAAATCAACCATCAAAATTAACCTCAGCCTTTGCCTTTTAACTTgacataataattattatttttttttttggtgtcagACATAATTAGTATATACAGAGTTCATGCAATTATGCAAAGTGAAAGCATAAAATGATTCCGATGCCAAACTATTTTGACAGGTAATTATATATTCAGCCAGGATCACTTGGGCAGAAACCAACAAGAAATGGAAGCAATAAAAAAGGATCTGTAGCCCTGCAATGGAAAGTTAGACATCTACCTGCCCAGCTCGAAGATACAACTTAGTATAGCCGAATTGGTACATCTCAGAAGGGATATTAAATTGTTGCAAAATGGCAACTGAAGTGCTCAATGGATCCTGATATTTGTTGGCCTCAGAAAGCAGAAACCCATACCTAAAGAAATGAACGAACATAAATCAGCCCTTCATTCAAGATAGTATGAAAACCATAATCTATTTCTCTACTACCTTGTGGAAAACTCTTGATGAGTCATTCGAGTTGGATATCCAGCCCTTGAAGTTCTAACAACCTCAAGAATCCCACTACACTTGAGCTGTTGTAGGACAAGGTCTTCATCATAAATGTCAGGCAGCTGCTTAGTATTTGGCCTTATGCATCGAATGAAGTGAGGTGTGGTGCACTCCAATTGGTCAATCAAATTGAACAATTGACCCTAATAGTAGAAAAGCAGTTAGATTTAAGTTGCTCAATTTGTGGCATTCCACTTCTTTGTAAAATCGAAAGATGTACTTTGTCCATAATCATCTCGCCGCATCATGTCCAAATCTTTTATAATGAGCCATAAGAATAATTTTCATCCAAAATTTATTGAAGCTAGAAGAAGCtcaataaactaaaacaagattaccTTAAACTTTTTACAAACACTCTGCTCCTGTGAATCCACTGCACCTGTGCCGAAGGAATTTGAACACTTCAGAGACTGATCAAACATTTTGGAGAACAATGGCAGCAGTTCACATTTACATGATGCAAGGAATTGAACGGAATCGGAAGGCATAAAATCTCTGTTCTTTTCTAGAAAGCCATTCGTATCATACAGAACCTGATAAGAAGTCCAAATCTCAGTAAAATCACAAAACAAAACACAAATTTGGTTTCCATATACATAGTCTACAATAACTAATGGCTTTCATACAGAAAATCATGAAATAATTATGTAACCATTTAACAGTAAAAACTACACTATAAACACTGTCAACATGCATCATAAATTGTTTAATACCAGGATGACATTGTATAAAAATGTTTCTTGTGTATGAATTAAAGGACTCAATATTTATGTCATTATTATATTTCAGGAtttcagtatatatatatatatatatatatatatatatataataaatagagaGAAAGACATAGGGTTAGAGTAAAATTGAGACTTCATCTAATTGACAAACTCATAAATGACCATATTCAGAAATTTGGCCTTTGCAAATTATATGCTGCATAAGAATATATTCCAGATATTACAAGAGGCAAATTAGTGATACAGATTGCTGCATTGTCAATCCTGCAGGCTTATCAACATTAGTATCTAGCATGTATGCATTATATTATAGTTCTTTATGTCCAATATGGTAGGAAGGTATGCAAAACTAAATCAAGTAGATTAAACTATTAAAGAATTAATTGGAATTgaaaaaattgcaataaaatagGTTCTGCAACAACTAGTTCGAAAAGAGAGATCAGTAACTAACCTCCCCTTCATAATGACGAACACTGAAAGCCCTGCCTCTCTCCCCTTTGAAGCAAGGATTAGTACCCAAGTGCTGCTTAAGTTTGTTTGCAAACGTTAGATCAGAAGCCTTAGGCAAATTTGATTCCTCATCCAACAAGGAGAGTAGACTGTGAGGTTTCTGCACATTTTGTAGAAAATAACAGTTACATAATAACACTAATCAGAGATAATATTGTGAACACATCCAAACGGGTACCTGAATGCAAAACATTTCTATGAAAAAAACATAATGTCTAAAATGAGTGAAATCCAACCAAAACAAAGGCTAAAGTTCCAAAAcatgtataaaattaaattataccctCTCAAAGAGATCCAAGCACTCTTGATTgtccttaaaatatattttagtccACTCAATGCCATCTGACTCATAgtcctgaaataaaaaaaatgaaaattataatCTTGCTGTTGTGCATGTCGAAGCCTTTTGAACACAGGCTTAGCTCCTTACAGTATCGATGGTCAATGTCTTTTCAACGGAATTTGGCAATTTCTTATCCAACTCTTCTATTTTTTCCAAGGTAACATAAGTTTTAATACTTTTTTCATGAATTGTATTGTATCATACTAttgcatttaaattttaaaatactaattgGCATCAAAATACCCAAAGCAATATTAGGGTGCATTtggtttatgtttttattttctgttttcattttcagtattttctattttcaaaattgtgaagaaaaaagaaaaaatagtaaaaacaatAAAAGCATGTTTTTTGTGTCCACCTCATGTTtcgtgttttttctttttccttgacAAAATTCTGAAAACAGAAAACactaaaattgaaaacagaaaatgaaaacaaaaaccaaaccaaacacaCCCTTAACAATTAAAAGAGGTACTGACCTCCTGCTCTTGCTTAAACAGATGCCGATTGAGATGCTGTTGAAGTCTTTCATTTGCATAATTTATACAAAACTGTTCAAAGCTACTTTTCTGAATGAGACAAGAAACCGTTAGATCATATAGAAGAGATTGTCTGAAAACAAATAACATTCTTTAAAGCACAGTAAACATAAATTGATACAATTTGCATACCTGGAATGATTCAAAACCAGTAATATCCAAGATATTTATGGATTTCCCAGTACAtcttttacccacttgaagtgaCCTGTTGATTTGGTCTACAATCCAGTTAAACAAGTTTTCATACATAAATTTTGCAATTTCGTCTCTCGTTTGAATTGCCTGAACATAAgatgagtaaagaaaaataaatataaatcaaTTAGGATGCACAGAAAATAGAACATGTGAGATGTTCAAGTAATAAACATACCTGCTGCAATATCAATTTTTTTGTATTAGTATCCTTCTCAGGCTGGATTTTCTTGGTAGATAATGCTGCCTTCAATGCCTGGGAGCTGCAACCCATCAGCCGAGCAGCACTGGTAACAGCTACCcccaaaaaaagaaatataaaattaaaatataaataaataaaatcaaatatataaatttcaaatttctgtttatttcaaaataacatatatacaatatatTAGTCAAACTAAACCTCTTTAAAATCCTACTACATATAATACAAAACAAACTGTAACTGAGTTCCGATGGCATAGTAAAAATTCGATGCCAGTTCCCAGATTGCTTTGGGAAATCAATGACACTGATAGCATACTGAAAATAGCACCAGGTTCAACTAGTTGATCAAAAGGAATATGATACAAATGCAATGCAACTTACCTTCATCATCCAGAACCTCAATGTCATTCTCACTGTCTGCAACTTTGAATGATATATTTCCCAGCCATAGTATAGCAGCCAGCACCTTAAAGATCAGCTCTTGGTCCTCTTTGCAAATTTGGACAATATCGAGTGCTTTCTGGAGAGACACACAGCAAAAGGAATGAATATAACATGAGATCGTAAGACACctcacaaaaatttaaaaaagttatgGTGTACAAATTAAACTGTTGGGTGATATACCATCAGCTGATGAAATTTTTTAGCATCATCAATGCCATCAATCATCAAGCATTCACTCTGATTAAGATATTTATAATAGCTGGCTGCTCTAAGATTAAGTCTCTCTGCAGAGGAAAGAAAATGGTTAATATGAGCAAAACTATCTACAAATTTAATAACAAGCAGAAatgaatttgcataaaaatcaaCTGTCCATTTAAAATTAGTATGTAAAATTAAGA
Coding sequences:
- the LOC112737877 gene encoding myosin-2 isoform X5, with product MLLSASPSSLAKSSLEEMLDSLRRKEEEEAKPKDLPPALPARPASRARLPPARRSLPNNFKVGDGSNAMPECLPNGFDCKRKEDELGEKRRSDGFGSKKVKMMMDADSPYLASSGKVRELEDDNISYIIKKKLCVWCRQPSGLWELGTIQSTSGEEASVLLSNGNVINVARSEFVPANPKIFEGVDDLMKLCYLNEPSVLHNIKFRHSQDMIYTKAGPILIAVNPFKDLQIFGNDRISAYKQKFTNSPHVFAVADEAFTKMMRDEANQSIIISGESGSGKTETAKIAMQYLAAVGRSNRGTEEKILQTNHVLEAFGNAKTSRNENSSRFGKLIEIHFSTMGKIYGAKVQTFLIEKSRVVQLASGERSYHIFYQLCAGSSFGLKERLNLRAASYYKYLNQSECLMIDGIDDAKKFHQLMKALDIVQICKEDQELIFKVLAAILWLGNISFKVADSENDIEVLDDEAVTSAARLMGCSSQALKAALSTKKIQPEKDTNTKKLILQQAIQTRDEIAKFMYENLFNWIVDQINRSLQVGKRCTGKSINILDITGFESFQKSSFEQFCINYANERLQQHLNRHLFKQEQEDYESDGIEWTKIYFKDNQECLDLFERKPHSLLSLLDEESNLPKASDLTFANKLKQHLGTNPCFKGERGRAFSVRHYEGEVLYDTNGFLEKNRDFMPSDSVQFLASCAVDSQEQSVCKKFKGQLFNLIDQLECTTPHFIRCIRPNTKQLPDIYDEDLVLQQLKCSGILEVVRTSRAGYPTRMTHQEFSTRYGFLLSEANKYQDPLSTSVAILQQFNIPSEMYQFGYTKLYLRAGQTGSLELKRKQVLQGIVVVQKYFRGYQARSYFQELKKGVATFQSFVRGEITRRKFGVMKPSITIYSKNLEEIQAIIQLQSVIRGWLARKDASTPNGFKSYPENAKHRRKSLVKMLEVKDISKERVQNLPSPLAQLQRRVDKAEEENAKLREQLKQSERKWAEYEAKMKSMEEAWQKQRASLQMSLVAARKSLASDSGNTQPTRNEVLSPRYYGSEDATLGSRTAVNTPIKFSSNFAVSDGGREANGIRERGTSGTLSSLMKEFDQRRQNFDDEVKALNDVKPGNSTTTNSIEEFRKLKQSFEGWKKQYKVRLRETKAKLHEADKSRRTWWGKLKN
- the LOC112737877 gene encoding myosin-2 isoform X2 gives rise to the protein MLLSASPSSLAKSSLEEMLDSLRRKEEEEAKPKDLPPALPARPASRARLPPARRSLPNNFKVGDGSNAMPECLPNGFDCKRKEDELGEKRRSDGFGSKKVKMMMDADSPYLASSGKVRELEDDNISYIIKKKLCVWCRQPSGLWELGTIQSTSGEEASVLLSNGNVINVARSEFVPANPKIFEGVDDLMKLCYLNEPSVLHNIKFRHSQDMIYTKAGPILIAVNPFKDLQIFGNDRISAYKQKFTNSPHVFAVADEAFTKMMRDEANQSIIISGESGSGKTETAKIAMQYLAAVGRSNRGTEEKILQTNHVLEAFGNAKTSRNENSSRFGKLIEIHFSTMGKIYGAKVQTFLIEKSRVVQLASGERSYHIFYQLCAGSSFGLKERLNLRAASYYKYLNQSECLMIDGIDDAKKFHQLMKALDIVQICKEDQELIFKVLAAILWLGNISFKVADSENDIEVLDDEAVTSAARLMGCSSQALKAALSTKKIQPEKDTNTKKLILQQAIQTRDEIAKFMYENLFNWIVDQINRSLQVGKRCTGKSINILDITGFESFQKSSFEQFCINYANERLQQHLNRHLFKQEQEDYESDGIEWTKIYFKDNQECLDLFERKPHSLLSLLDEESNLPKASDLTFANKLKQHLGTNPCFKGERGRAFSVRHYEGEVLYDTNGFLEKNRDFMPSDSVQFLASCKCELLPLFSKMFDQSLKCSNSFGTGAVDSQEQSVCKKFKGQLFNLIDQLECTTPHFIRCIRPNTKQLPDIYDEDLVLQQLKCSGILEVVRTSRAGYPTRMTHQEFSTRYGFLLSEANKYQDPLSTSVAILQQFNIPSEMYQFGYTKLYLRAGQTGSLELKRKQVLQGIVVVQKYFRGYQARSYFQELKKGVATFQSFVRGEITRRKFGVMKPSITIYSKNLEEIQAIIQLQSVIRGWLARKDASTPNGFKSYPENAKHRRKSLVKMLEVKDISKERVQNLPSPLAQLQRRVDKAEEENAKLREQLKQSERKWAEYEAKMKSMEEAWQKQRASLQMSLVAARKSLASDSGNTQPTRNEVLSPRYYGSEDATLGSRTAVNTPIKFSSNFAVSDGGREANGIRERGTSGTLSSLMKEFDQRRQNFDDEVKALNDVKPGNSTTTNSIEEFRKLKQSFEGWKKQYKVRLRETKAKLHEADKSRRTWWGKLKN
- the LOC112737877 gene encoding myosin-2 isoform X3, yielding MLLSASPSSLAKSSLEEMLDSLRRKEEEEAKPKDLPPALPARPASRARLPPARRSLPNNFKVGDGSNAMPECLPNGFDCKRKEDELGEKRRSDGFGSKKVKMMMDADSPYLASSGKVRELEDDNISYIIKKLCVWCRQPSGLWELGTIQSTSGEEASVLLSNGNVINVARSEFVPANPKIFEGVDDLMKLCYLNEPSVLHNIKFRHSQDMIYTKAGPILIAVNPFKDLQIFGNDRISAYKQKFTNSPHVFAVADEAFTKMMRDEANQSIIISGESGSGKTETAKIAMQYLAAVGRSNRGTEEKILQTNHVLEAFGNAKTSRNENSSRFGKLIEIHFSTMGKIYGAKVQTFLIEKSRVVQLASGERSYHIFYQLCAGSSFGLKERLNLRAASYYKYLNQSECLMIDGIDDAKKFHQLMKALDIVQICKEDQELIFKVLAAILWLGNISFKVADSENDIEVLDDEAVTSAARLMGCSSQALKAALSTKKIQPEKDTNTKKLILQQAIQTRDEIAKFMYENLFNWIVDQINRSLQVGKRCTGKSINILDITGFESFQKSSFEQFCINYANERLQQHLNRHLFKQEQEDYESDGIEWTKIYFKDNQECLDLFERKPHSLLSLLDEESNLPKASDLTFANKLKQHLGTNPCFKGERGRAFSVRHYEGEVLYDTNGFLEKNRDFMPSDSVQFLASCKCELLPLFSKMFDQSLKCSNSFGTGAVDSQEQSVCKKFKGQLFNLIDQLECTTPHFIRCIRPNTKQLPDIYDEDLVLQQLKCSGILEVVRTSRAGYPTRMTHQEFSTRYGFLLSEANKYQDPLSTSVAILQQFNIPSEMYQFGYTKLYLRAGQTGSLELKRKQVLQGIVVVQKYFRGYQARSYFQELKKGVATFQSFVRGEITRRKFGVMKPSITIYSKNLEEIQAIIQLQSVIRGWLARKDASTPNGFKSYPENAKHRRKSLVKMLEVKQDISKERVQNLPSPLAQLQRRVDKAEEENAKLREQLKQSERKWAEYEAKMKSMEEAWQKQRASLQMSLVAARKSLASDSGNTQPTRNEVLSPRYYGSEDATLGSRTAVNTPIKFSSNFAVSDGGREANGIRERGTSGTLSSLMKEFDQRRQNFDDEVKALNDVKPGNSTTTNSIEEFRKLKQSFEGWKKQYKVRLRETKAKLHEADKSRRTWWGKLKN
- the LOC112737877 gene encoding myosin-2 isoform X4; the protein is MLLSASPSSLAKSSLEEMLDSLRRKEEEEAKPKDLPPALPARPASRARLPPARRSLPNNFKVGDGSNAMPECLPNGFDCKRKEDELGEKRRSDGFGSKKVKMMMDADSPYLASSGKVRELEDDNISYIIKKKLCVWCRQPSGLWELGTIQSTSGEEASVLLSNGNVINVARSEFVPANPKIFEGVDDLMKLCYLNEPSVLHNIKFRHSQDMIYTKAGPILIAVNPFKDLQIFGNDRISAYKQKFTNSPHVFAVADEAFTKMMRDEANQSIIISGESGSGKTETAKIAMQYLAAVGRSNRGTEEKILQTNHVLEAFGNAKTSRNENSSRFGKLIEIHFSTMGKIYGAKVQTFLIEKSRVVQLASGERSYHIFYQLCAGSSFGLKERLNLRAASYYKYLNQSECLMIDGIDDAKKFHQLMKALDIVQICKEDQELIFKVLAAILWLGNISFKVADSENDIEVLDDEAVTSAARLMGCSSQALKAALSTKKIQPEKDTNTKKLILQQAIQTRDEIAKFMYENLFNWIVDQINRSLQVGKRCTGKSINILDITGFESFQKSSFEQFCINYANERLQQHLNRHLFKQEQEDYESDGIEWTKIYFKDNQECLDLFERKPHSLLSLLDEESNLPKASDLTFANKLKQHLGTNPCFKGERGRAFSVRHYEGEVLYDTNGFLEKNRDFMPSDSVQFLASCAVDSQEQSVCKKFKGQLFNLIDQLECTTPHFIRCIRPNTKQLPDIYDEDLVLQQLKCSGILEVVRTSRAGYPTRMTHQEFSTRYGFLLSEANKYQDPLSTSVAILQQFNIPSEMYQFGYTKLYLRAGQTGSLELKRKQVLQGIVVVQKYFRGYQARSYFQELKKGVATFQSFVRGEITRRKFGVMKPSITIYSKNLEEIQAIIQLQSVIRGWLARKDASTPNGFKSYPENAKHRRKSLVKMLEVKQDISKERVQNLPSPLAQLQRRVDKAEEENAKLREQLKQSERKWAEYEAKMKSMEEAWQKQRASLQMSLVAARKSLASDSGNTQPTRNEVLSPRYYGSEDATLGSRTAVNTPIKFSSNFAVSDGGREANGIRERGTSGTLSSLMKEFDQRRQNFDDEVKALNDVKPGNSTTTNSIEEFRKLKQSFEGWKKQYKVRLRETKAKLHEADKSRRTWWGKLKN
- the LOC112737877 gene encoding myosin-2 isoform X1, coding for MLLSASPSSLAKSSLEEMLDSLRRKEEEEAKPKDLPPALPARPASRARLPPARRSLPNNFKVGDGSNAMPECLPNGFDCKRKEDELGEKRRSDGFGSKKVKMMMDADSPYLASSGKVRELEDDNISYIIKKKLCVWCRQPSGLWELGTIQSTSGEEASVLLSNGNVINVARSEFVPANPKIFEGVDDLMKLCYLNEPSVLHNIKFRHSQDMIYTKAGPILIAVNPFKDLQIFGNDRISAYKQKFTNSPHVFAVADEAFTKMMRDEANQSIIISGESGSGKTETAKIAMQYLAAVGRSNRGTEEKILQTNHVLEAFGNAKTSRNENSSRFGKLIEIHFSTMGKIYGAKVQTFLIEKSRVVQLASGERSYHIFYQLCAGSSFGLKERLNLRAASYYKYLNQSECLMIDGIDDAKKFHQLMKALDIVQICKEDQELIFKVLAAILWLGNISFKVADSENDIEVLDDEAVTSAARLMGCSSQALKAALSTKKIQPEKDTNTKKLILQQAIQTRDEIAKFMYENLFNWIVDQINRSLQVGKRCTGKSINILDITGFESFQKSSFEQFCINYANERLQQHLNRHLFKQEQEDYESDGIEWTKIYFKDNQECLDLFERKPHSLLSLLDEESNLPKASDLTFANKLKQHLGTNPCFKGERGRAFSVRHYEGEVLYDTNGFLEKNRDFMPSDSVQFLASCKCELLPLFSKMFDQSLKCSNSFGTGAVDSQEQSVCKKFKGQLFNLIDQLECTTPHFIRCIRPNTKQLPDIYDEDLVLQQLKCSGILEVVRTSRAGYPTRMTHQEFSTRYGFLLSEANKYQDPLSTSVAILQQFNIPSEMYQFGYTKLYLRAGQTGSLELKRKQVLQGIVVVQKYFRGYQARSYFQELKKGVATFQSFVRGEITRRKFGVMKPSITIYSKNLEEIQAIIQLQSVIRGWLARKDASTPNGFKSYPENAKHRRKSLVKMLEVKQDISKERVQNLPSPLAQLQRRVDKAEEENAKLREQLKQSERKWAEYEAKMKSMEEAWQKQRASLQMSLVAARKSLASDSGNTQPTRNEVLSPRYYGSEDATLGSRTAVNTPIKFSSNFAVSDGGREANGIRERGTSGTLSSLMKEFDQRRQNFDDEVKALNDVKPGNSTTTNSIEEFRKLKQSFEGWKKQYKVRLRETKAKLHEADKSRRTWWGKLKN